The Pirellulales bacterium genome includes a window with the following:
- a CDS encoding aldehyde dehydrogenase — protein MDPTATLWIDGEPRNSASGGTIELIEPATESPLVAIPAAGRVEVDAALTGAAAAFRRARWATAPPRERAETLTRLASLIREHAEELAQLEARNVGKPISEARGEIIAGARCFEYYAGGITRFGGETIPVGGGGGFDFTLRVPVGVVAAIVPWNFPFCMACWKVAPALATGNAVVLKPASLTPLTALALGRLASEAGLPPGILQVIAGRGSDIGDYFVSHPLVRKIAFTGETTTGARIMKLAADDIKRVSLELGGKSPNIVFADADLEAAAQSSPMAVFGNTGQDCCARSRVLVEESVFDQFVEAFVAQTKRHIVGDPLDEKTEIGPMVSASQRETVEQYIALAKQEGGRIVCGGDRPRAKGYYLSPTVVTGLSNGARTCQEEIFGPVVCLIPFRHEREAVELANDTLFGLSGSLWTRDVERALRLARSIECGVLSVNTNSSVYQEAPFGGFKRSGFGRDLGMEALRLYTEVKNVFIRVPESDLA, from the coding sequence ATGGACCCTACCGCCACGCTGTGGATCGATGGCGAACCCCGAAATTCGGCCAGTGGCGGGACGATCGAGCTCATCGAACCGGCCACCGAATCCCCCCTGGTGGCCATTCCCGCTGCCGGCAGGGTGGAAGTCGACGCGGCCCTGACGGGCGCGGCCGCCGCCTTCCGCCGGGCACGTTGGGCCACCGCGCCGCCGCGCGAGCGTGCGGAAACGCTGACTCGGCTGGCTTCGCTCATCCGCGAACACGCCGAGGAGCTGGCACAGCTCGAGGCCCGCAACGTCGGCAAGCCGATCAGCGAGGCCCGCGGCGAGATCATCGCCGGGGCCCGCTGCTTTGAATACTACGCCGGGGGCATCACGCGGTTCGGCGGCGAGACGATTCCCGTCGGTGGCGGCGGCGGCTTCGACTTCACCCTGCGCGTGCCGGTCGGCGTGGTGGCCGCCATCGTCCCTTGGAACTTTCCCTTCTGCATGGCGTGCTGGAAGGTGGCCCCGGCCCTGGCCACCGGCAATGCGGTCGTGCTCAAGCCGGCCAGCCTCACCCCGCTGACGGCCCTGGCCTTGGGACGGCTGGCGAGCGAGGCGGGCTTGCCCCCCGGCATCCTGCAGGTGATCGCCGGACGCGGCAGCGACATCGGCGATTACTTCGTCTCGCATCCGCTGGTGCGGAAGATCGCCTTCACGGGCGAGACCACCACCGGCGCGCGGATCATGAAGCTCGCCGCGGACGATATTAAACGTGTGTCGCTCGAGCTGGGAGGCAAGAGCCCGAACATCGTCTTCGCCGATGCCGATCTCGAAGCGGCCGCCCAATCGAGCCCGATGGCGGTCTTTGGCAACACGGGGCAGGATTGTTGCGCGCGGAGCCGCGTGCTGGTCGAGGAATCGGTCTTCGACCAGTTTGTCGAGGCATTCGTCGCGCAGACGAAGCGGCACATCGTGGGGGATCCGCTCGACGAGAAGACCGAGATCGGACCGATGGTCTCCGCGTCGCAGCGCGAAACGGTCGAGCAATACATCGCCCTGGCGAAACAAGAAGGGGGGCGCATCGTCTGCGGGGGGGATCGCCCACGTGCGAAAGGCTATTACTTGTCGCCGACGGTGGTCACGGGCTTGTCGAACGGCGCGCGGACCTGCCAGGAAGAGATCTTCGGCCCCGTTGTCTGTCTCATTCCGTTCCGCCACGAGCGCGAGGCGGTGGAGTTGGCGAACGACACCCTGTTCGGGCTCTCCGGCTCGTTGTGGACGCGCGACGTCGAGCGAGCGCTGCGTCTGGCGCGTTCGATCGAGTGTGGCGTGCTGAGCGTCAATACGAACAGCAGCGTCTACCAGGAGGCGCCCTTCGGCGGCTTCAAGCGGAGCGGGTTCGGTCGCGACCTCGGCATGGAAGCGCTGCGGCTCTACACTGAAGTCAAGAACGTCTTTATCCGCGTACCAGAAAGCGATCTCGCATGA